The genomic DNA CCTaaatgctcctgtaagtcgctctagaGAAAAGCGCCTGCTAAATAACAAAAAGAAGTGTTTATGTTTATGGACCCATATTTCCAAAACCTATTATTCAGTGTCTTTGTTTCACAGGTGACACCCCTAACTGTCGTTCTCTCAGTGGGAGGAGCTTATcatctggggagcctcaacaacatgttACTGACGtgacagagaagagtctctccagatcagaacacctcaagaaacaccagcagagaTGTAGAGGGAAGAAACCTCACCactactgctctgactgtgggaagagtttcactcgcaggagtggcttcattATGCACCAGCGGATTCACACCCGAGAGAAACCGTACTGCTGCTCTCAGTGTGGGAAGCGTTTCACCTGTGCAGGAAGTCTTAAAGTACACCAAAGAATCCATaatggagagaagccttacagcTGCCCAGAATATGGGAAGTGTTTTACTGCTTCTAACGCCTTCAAATATCATCTGCGAATTCATACAGGGGAGCGGCCTTACCCCTGCCTTGATTGTGGAAAGAGCTTCAACCAGTCATGCAACCTGACGACACACAAGCTAACACACACTGGAgtgaagccttatagctgtgatcagtgtgggaagagcttcaatcAGGCAGTCCACCTGACCACACACAAGCTAGCACACACTGGAGTGAAGCCTtacagctgtgatcagtgtggaaaGCGCTTTGCTGTAGCTTCCACCCTGAATagacaccaggtaacacacacaggagTTAAGCCTtacagctgtgatcagtgtgggaagagcttctcTGTAGTTTCCTCCCTGATTAGACACCAGgcaacacacactggagagagaaCTTTTGTCTGTCTATGTGGGAAGAGCTTTGCTCTAGCTTCCACCCTGACTACACATCagcgaacacacactggagagaaaccttatagctgtgatcagtgtggaaagagctttGCTGTATCAGAAAAACTAACTATacaccagcgaacacacacaggagaaaagccttatagctgtgatcagtgtgggaagagcttcaggCAATCAGTACACCTGAATAcacaccagcgaacacacacaggagagaatccttatagctgtgatcagtgtgggaagtgCTTCAGTCAATCAGTACACCTGAATTcacaccagcgaacacacacaggagagaaaccttacagctgtgagcattgtggaaagagtttcagTCAATCAGGGAGCCTAAATTcacaccagcgaacacacacCGGAGAGAAACCCTATGTCTGTTTTTGTGGGAAGAGCTTTGCTCATTTAGGGCCAATGAAAAAACACCAGAAAGCAAAAATGTGCCGTATTTCATCTTCCGGTCCGACACCGGTTCCAGATCCCTAAATAAAGGATCAGTAGAAAACATATATTGAACAGTCATATCCATCTCTTTCTTGCTCTGCTTTCTTAACACTatgaacaaggcaggtcctacagtccctagttttgtcgcaccttgactactgttcagtcgtgtggtgaGATGCCACTAAAAAGGACTTGGGAAAATTGcatttggctcagaacagggcagcacggctgacccttagatgtacacagagagatcatgttaataatatgcatatcaatCTCTCCttgctcaaagtggaggagagattgacttcctcactacttgtatttatgacaGGTATTAGCATGTtaaatgcaccgagctgtctgttttgaactactggcacacagctcggacacccatgcataccctacaagacatgccacaggaggtctcttcacagtccgcaagtccagaacagactatgggaagcgcacagtactacatagagccatgactacatagaactctattccacatcaaataACTGatgcagtaaaattagatttaaaaagcagattaaagcaacacaaacacagacacatgcatacatgcacacacgataacatacacatggatttgGTACTGTAGATATGAGgcagtggtggagtaggggcctgatgGCACACAGTACCATAATATTGGCCTTTTTGAATTTGTGTGTCTCGCACTCCAGGACAATCCTACTCTGCCTGGTTGGCCTCTGTAGTTAGCGTCTGCAAGAGCAGAAAGAGTCTCTTAACAACAAGGAACTTTGGTCCCAAATGAGGACCCAGCcgagaagagatcaacatccgacgagcttctccttcacgtctctatggattaaaatgactatttttttattgtaattattttttttattgtataaactgccttaatctcaattgtctcgaggcttaaaaatccctttttaacctgtctcctccccttcatctacattgatgtGAAGTggctttaacaagtgacatcaataagtgatcacatctttcacttggattcacctgttcagtctatgtcatggaaagagcaggggaTCATAATGTTTTTTCCACTCAGTGTATGTCCATTAATATGTTATTAATATATAAAGTCATAAAAATGTTAATTCCTCACTACATGCAAATATGAACTGGCCAGCTACATTTTTTTGGTTGTAAGCAAATCACAATGTCCAGAATTCATAGCGATTTCAGGACTTGGAGTACCGCCCTGTGAAGGTGTATCCAGTTGATGTGAGAAAAATGTCTGTTTGTAGCCATCACTTTCAACTAGAGGATTTTGAAACAACTGAATTCTCAACTCTTGGGGTTGCCATGTCGTTGAACGTTGAAAAGTGATTCTATTCTATCAAATTATTTTTTTCCTCTCTTTCATCTCAAAGATGAAGGCATCCAGTCAGCTAACATCAGCACAGCAGAAAAGAGGACAATCTGAGGTAGCTAACGAACTACATTTGTATATCTAAACCAAAATCTAGCTAGCTTTCCTGATACGCTGGCTAGACATTCCAAAGCATATCAATGTAATTAGCCATCTGTTATTGCTTTGTGATTTGTTAGTTTTTGAGCTCGTTAGGTATTAGTAAGGAGGAGATTATCTGGGTGACGAACTGGTGTCTGTTGGGGGTGTGTATCAGTGGAGGCGTCTccggaggaaggggaggaccatcctcagtgatTTTTCAGAAACATTTCAATTGTCAAACATTGAAGTTATCATTTTTAAatgaaactatactaaatataatcacgttACAAAGTAATTGATTAAAacatctccgcatgtgtatttcccactgtgacgcatggaggaggaggtgttatggtgtgggggtgctgtgctggtgacactgtgatttatttagaattcaaggcacacttaaccagcatagcttgctgtcagtgtaacagtataacttaaaccgtcccctcgcccataaccgggcgcgaaccagggaccctctgcacacatcaacaacagtcacccacgaagcatcgttacccatcgctcttgcagagcaaggggaactactacttcaaggtctcagagtaagtgacgtcactgattgaaacgctatttagcacgAACACCGCTAACTatgctagccgtttcacatccgttacatcaGCACCATGAaatgtttcgctgccagacaaggctccgctgatagccaggtgtagcatgacaaggattcactccatggtgctgaaaagaaagctctgctgttgggacagctttatgtaggccctaataGTTTGTGGGAACCGGTTGTCACTGTtctagtgcaattaatgtattgtttagtgttgtgttgttgccttgctggcatgcatccccctCAAAAAACGTAGgctttgccccaccaagatttacatgctaaaatcgccactgtagAAATCTTAgataactatactaaatataatcatgTTATCAAGTAATTTATTAAAACATactattttgcaatgaaggtctacagtagcctcatcAGCACTGTGTagagtagcaccatggtgtagctggaagacagctagcttccatcctcgTCTGGGTAcaatgacttcaatacaaaacctaggaggttcATGggtctcacccccttccatagacttacacagtaattatgacaacttctggaggatgtcctccaacctatcagagctcttgcagcatgaactgacatgggGTTGTGTGTTTTTAATGAGTGTAGGGGGCAGCTCCTGAAAAGTACCTGGGTGTACAAGATTTTACTGCAGAAGAGATAATAGATGTTTTGAGatgtcaaaatatatatatataaaaaaatatatattctgaaATAATGGTAGGGTTGGTTGGTGGTGCAATTAAATGTGTGTGTCACATGTTACGTGATTGACAACACCCactactgtagagtagagtagttcACTTTttggcctatccctctgtactggtatatctctactctcaccactcctcccccttaacccatcttcctctactttcttcactgcctcagcatatgacaacttctgctctactctaaccctggaaacctcaacctgcctctctctcgcacgggacatttctgatccccagctccatgggcacctctacaattaacacattccactactttccccaatgctacacattcctttgtctcatgcccttctgcactcTTCTCACACCTtggaccctccctcctacacactgctgccacataggaacacctTGGACCCTCCctactacacactgctgccacataggaacacctTGGACCCTCCctactacacactgctgccacataggaacacctTGGACCCTCCctactacacactgctgccacataggaacacctTGGACCCTCCctactacacactgctgccacataggaacacctTGGACCCTCCctactacacactgctgccacataggaacaacTTTCTGCCCAACAGAAATACAAACAATTATCACTAGACCACTTCTAGTTGCCCTCTCCGATTACACATGACACAACTCTTTTTTTCACCCACCgtgaaaccacaaatggatcagccaaaaggcaagaGTCCACTTCTTCCATAAACTTCACTCCTACTGTCAGACTCTTCCTCATCCTCGGTGTATACCTCGGTCTCCGATAACTTTACCGCACCTTCCACTTCCGATACTTCaccctcattcacttccatttcttctcctgtcttcagctccctctgcttacactttctaccattcttcttctACCATTCTTCATTCTCCTTTTTTCCCCACCATTTGTATCTGACTCGAGCTCAccctcttccctcactctctaagacctcttctccctctctttttccctccattggggcggcagtgtagcctagtggttagagcgttggactagtaaccaaaaggttgcaagttcaaacccccgagctgacaaggtacaaatctgtcgttctgcccctgaacaggcagttaacccactgttcctaggctgtcattgaaaataagaatttgttcttaactgacttgcctggttaaataaaggtaaaaaaaaaaaaaatcctcctCCATTTTCCAAGTACACAtctccttatgataatactgcCGCTCCATCCCTGACACCCATCTTGTACTTTCTCTAGGGACTCCATTTTCCCCCTGACCCCACATTgacaaattagattttttttagtGGATGTCTTTCTGGCTTCAAAACAAACACCACAGTCATTTGTTTTTATGATTATTTCCAATCCCGTGTATCAAATGCTCACCTGCTTAGCTAATCTTGCTTGCTACCATCTGTATATCTATAACCCCATTTATTAACGTTAATCTGTTTTTGTAGTTAAAATAATTTGTCTCCAGTGTGTTGTTTTCATCTCTCTCcactttcctctcttcctctctccactaaaaatcaaatcaaattgtattggtcacatacacatggttggcagatgtgaatgcgagtgtagagaaatgcttgtgcttctagttccgacagtgcagtaacatctaacaagtaatctaacaattccccaacaactacctaatagaCATAattctaaaggggtgaatgagaatatgtacatataaatatatagatgagcaatggccgagcggcataggtaaggtgcaatagatggtataaaatacagtatacacatgtgataggagtaatgtaagatatgtaaacatttattaaagtggcattgtttaaagtgattgggtctcaatgtagccAGCAGCCTCTcggagttagtgattgctgtttagcagtctgatggccttgagattgaaaacactgtaacactgtaaacTGGTGATTTTAGATGAGGATGCTGTTACAGTAACAAGTCATATTGACAAGTGAATCTTGAGCAATGTTGCATGGGGCAGAAATTGCACCAGGTTACACCAATACCTTTTTACTGTAGGCTTCTGCTACATGCCACAATACCACTATAACTGATGGTATCttctatatatgtactgtataagaATACTGAAACTATAAGACTGACGTTTTTCTCAGCATTCTCCAAAAGTGGGATAACTAGCAGCAGTAGTTCTGGTGTTTAGGTTTTTCATCACTGGTTATTTGAACAAGTCATGATTTCGCAGGTGTTACCATCTTTCACATGTTGGAAGGGGACATTCAGCCCGTATCATTAAAGAGCAGGTCGAGCTCCTCGTTACGGATCTTCTCCTTGTTCTACCATCTGTTAAACCATCTgtttacctaataaactggccactgcgTGTATATTGAtaagggtggcaggtagtctagtggttaagagcgttgggccactaATCGAAAGGTTTCTGGTTCGAATCTTTGAGCCGACGAGGTGAaagaaaaatctgtctgtgcccttgagcaaggtacttaataaccctaattgctcctgtaagtagCTCTgaataagagcttctgctaaataaCAAAACAGTTAAAAAATGTGTTATCGTATTTGTTTATGGACCCACATTTGCAAAACCTAT from Oncorhynchus masou masou isolate Uvic2021 unplaced genomic scaffold, UVic_Omas_1.1 unplaced_scaffold_7719, whole genome shotgun sequence includes the following:
- the LOC135537424 gene encoding zinc finger protein 135-like; the protein is MHQRIHTREKPYCCSQCGKRFTCAGSLKVHQRIHNGEKPYSCPEYGKCFTASNAFKYHLRIHTGERPYPCLDCGKSFNQSCNLTTHKLTHTGVKPYSCDQCGKSFNQAVHLTTHKLAHTGVKPYSCDQCGKRFAVASTLNRHQVTHTGVKPYSCDQCGKSFSVVSSLIRHQATHTGERTFVCLCGKSFALASTLTTHQRTHTGEKPYSCDQCGKSFAVSEKLTIHQRTHTGEKPYSCDQCGKSFRQSVHLNTHQRTHTGENPYSCDQCGKCFSQSVHLNSHQRTHTGEKPYSCEHCGKSFSQSGSLNSHQRTHTGEKPYVCFCGKSFAHLGPMKKHQKAKMCRISSSGPTPVPDP